The genomic segment AAGCAGGATGCCGTCGTCGCGGGCTTCCCGAAGGGCGGGCCCTACACGGTGAAGGCCGCCCGGGTGCGAGCGACGGTCAAGGCCGCGGGCGATGACATCTATGGCGGCAAGGGCGTGGTCCGCGAGGTCCACTCCGTCGCCGGGACCGTGCAGCCCGGCAATTCCGGCGGGCCCCTGCTCACCACCGACGGGCGCGTGGCCGGCACGGTCTTCGCCCGCTCGATGGTGGACCATTCGACGGGCTATGTGCTCACCGACGCCGCCACCGACGCGATGCTGGACCGGGCCGCCAGCTACCACACGCCCGTCGGGACACAGAGCTGCGCCAAGGTGTGAGGATCAGCGGCTGGCCAGCGCCAGCGGAAACTCGGCGTCGGGCTCGCCGGTGATGCGGTTGCGCAGGTCTCGGCGGGTGAGCTCGATGACCCACATCCAGAAGATGTGGCCGAAGCACTCGCTGAAGTGCTCGTGGAAGGGCTGGTCCCACGGGGCGGGCACGGTGCCCATGGCCGGCATCAGCACGAGGGGGAAGAGCACCCAGACCAGCAAGCCGAAGGCGGCGCCCTGCCACAGCTTGATCCGCGGCCAGCGCTCGGCGGCAACGGCATAGAGGATGCCGAAGCCGATCGAGAAGGCGAAGTGGATGATGAAGCTGATGTAGGGCAGGTCCCAGCCGCTGAAGCTGTAGGTCATGTGGGTGAACTGCTCGCTGAAACCCAACTGCTGCTGCCCGTCGCGATCGAGCGAATTCCGGTGCCCAGTGCAGATTGAACGTGCCAAGGAGCAGCTGGCGCTCGATCCGGGAGATGGGTCAGATGACCAGCGGACCTGGACCCCACCTCATGACGGGTTCGTGGCATGCTCGGATGGTGCAGGAAGCGGCCAGACCCCCCGATGCCAGACCGGCGACCCCCCGGACGCCCACCAGGAAGCCGACGCCCCGGGCTCCTCGGCGCTACCAGAACAGGGCCCTGGCGGGGGTCAGGCGTGTCATCCGCAAGAGCCTGCTGGCCACGGCCGTGAAGCTGGGCGTCGACGTGGAACTTCACGGCTCCGAGAATGTCGACGGTCTCGAGGGTGCCTTCGTCGTCGTCGCCAACCACAGTTCGCACCTGGACACGGCACTGATCTACGCTGCCCTCCCGGACCACCTCACGACGAACCTGGCCGCCGGCGCCGCCGCAGACCACTTCTTCATGAGCTGGCGCACGGCCCTGGCCCCGGTGCTGCTCTTCAATGCCTACCCCATCGACCGGCCGGGGCGCCCCCACAAGGGCAACCACAAGGGGCTCTCCTCCGCCTTGCTGAAGAGCGGCACCCCTTTGCTGATCTTCCCGGAGGGCACCCGATCCCGCACTGGCGCGATGGCCACCTTCACCCCGGGCGCGGGCCGGTTGTGCGTGAGCCGCAAGGTGCCGTGCGTCCCGGTGGCGTTGGTGGGCTGCTCCGAGGCCTGGCCCGCCAACAACAGGCTGCCCCGCTGGCCCCGTCGCAAGGTGCACGTGGTCGTCGGACGGCCCTTGCACCCTCGCCCCGGTGAGGGCGTGGCCGCCTTCACCCGACGCGTCGAACGCGAAGTGGTGGACCTGCACGACGCCACCGCGGAACGCGTGGGGATGCGTTCGCTGGCCGTGCTTGCCGCCCGTCGGGTTCGCCGCAGATGAACTCGGGTTCGCCGCAGATGAACTCGGGTCCGCCGCAGATGAACTCGAGTACGCCGACGGTGACCCAGACCTTCCTGCACCGCTTCACCGTGAAGCCGAAGCACCTCGACTACCTGCCCCTGTGGCGGCGGGAGGTGGCGGTGCGGACCCGGCACGGCTTCACCACGCACCGCGCCTTCGTGGAGACCGACGCCGAGCCCAAGCTCACCTGGCTCTACTCCCACGAGGGCGACGCTGCGGCGGCGGAAGCGGCCCTTGCCCGTGACCCGGAGCAGCGCGATCTGGACGGGCTGAAGGCCCCGCACGTCTTTCGCAACCTGCTGGTGCGTCCCGTAGACGTGGAGTTCGCACCCACCGTCGCCACCCCGGAGTCCGTCGCGGGCAGCGACGGCCGGCAGCGGATCGCCATCATGCGGCGCTACTCCATCGTCAACGGCTGGGATGACTTCCTGGACGTGTGGCGACAGATCGTGCCGGTGCGCGAGCAGTACGGCTTCCGGTGTCTGTTCGCCGTCGCGGACCGTCCGCGGGACATGTTCACCTGGGCCTTCGACTTCGACGGGGAATGGGCGGACTTCCC from the Luteococcus japonicus genome contains:
- a CDS encoding YagU family protein, which encodes MARSICTGHRNSLDRDGQQQLGFSEQFTHMTYSFSGWDLPYISFIIHFAFSIGFGILYAVAAERWPRIKLWQGAAFGLLVWVLFPLVLMPAMGTVPAPWDQPFHEHFSECFGHIFWMWVIELTRRDLRNRITGEPDAEFPLALASR
- a CDS encoding lysophospholipid acyltransferase family protein; translation: MVQEAARPPDARPATPRTPTRKPTPRAPRRYQNRALAGVRRVIRKSLLATAVKLGVDVELHGSENVDGLEGAFVVVANHSSHLDTALIYAALPDHLTTNLAAGAAADHFFMSWRTALAPVLLFNAYPIDRPGRPHKGNHKGLSSALLKSGTPLLIFPEGTRSRTGAMATFTPGAGRLCVSRKVPCVPVALVGCSEAWPANNRLPRWPRRKVHVVVGRPLHPRPGEGVAAFTRRVEREVVDLHDATAERVGMRSLAVLAARRVRRR